In Deinococcus puniceus, one genomic interval encodes:
- a CDS encoding type IV pilus inner membrane component PilO: MTASKLDARSIFLIALVGCMAVIAGWYYLRFQPRQAQIAQLQTEVETTQTQADLYRSASQRLPDLRTRVAALEVEQSQFLRALPDAAQFGTVLDEVRRNVTAAGAQLSSFNVQTGAGTDLPSGVRPISLTVGVGGQFTQVFQAIRSIETMNRFTNVTAVGIQVPQASSFNPPLESTIGLTVYTFDASQATPVAADGTPAAPAAADAPATDPASGGVR; this comes from the coding sequence ATGACCGCCAGCAAACTCGATGCCCGCTCTATTTTCCTCATCGCGCTCGTGGGGTGCATGGCCGTGATCGCCGGGTGGTATTACCTGCGTTTTCAGCCCCGGCAGGCCCAGATCGCGCAGCTTCAGACCGAGGTCGAAACCACCCAGACGCAGGCCGACCTGTACCGCAGCGCCTCCCAGCGGTTGCCCGATCTGCGTACCCGTGTGGCCGCGCTGGAAGTCGAGCAGAGCCAGTTCTTGCGGGCACTTCCCGACGCCGCGCAGTTCGGCACCGTCCTCGATGAAGTCCGGCGCAACGTGACCGCTGCCGGAGCGCAACTGAGTTCGTTCAATGTCCAGACGGGCGCGGGCACCGACTTGCCCAGCGGCGTGCGGCCTATTTCTCTCACGGTGGGCGTGGGTGGGCAGTTTACGCAGGTGTTTCAGGCGATCCGCTCCATAGAAACGATGAACCGCTTCACCAACGTCACGGCGGTGGGCATTCAGGTGCCGCAGGCGTCCAGCTTCAATCCCCCCCTAGAAAGCACGATTGGTCTGACGGTCTACACCTTCGACGCTTCGCAGGCCACGCCCGTCGCAGCGGACGGCACACCTGCGGCTCCGGCAGCAGCGGACGCACCCGCCACCGACCCCGCATCTGGAGGTGTCCGGTGA